From a single Kitasatospora sp. NBC_00458 genomic region:
- the nuoK gene encoding NADH-quinone oxidoreductase subunit NuoK, which yields MNPVNYLYLSALLFTIGASGVLIRRNAIVLFMCVELMLNASNLALVTFSRLHGNLDGQIIAFFTMVVAAAEVVVGLAIIVSIFRTRHSASVDDSNLMKL from the coding sequence GTGAATCCGGTCAACTACCTCTATCTCTCCGCCCTGTTGTTCACCATCGGCGCCTCCGGCGTACTGATCCGGCGGAACGCGATCGTCCTGTTCATGTGCGTCGAGCTGATGCTCAACGCCTCCAACCTGGCGCTGGTCACCTTCTCCCGGCTGCACGGCAACCTGGACGGCCAGATCATCGCGTTCTTCACCATGGTGGTCGCGGCGGCCGAGGTCGTGGTCGGCCTCGCCATCATCGTCTCCATCTTCCGGACCAGGCATTCCGCTTCGGTCGACGACAGCAACCTCATGAAGCTGTAG
- the nuoH gene encoding NADH-quinone oxidoreductase subunit NuoH, translating to MSAAAAQDVAAYGTLGFFGRDPWWLVLLKAVFCFAFLVGTVLVAIVWERKVVAWMQLRIGPNRHGPWGLLQSLADGVKLALKEDLVVKGADKAVYILAPIVCAIPAFMAFAVIPFGPAGDEVSIFGTRTPLQLTDFPVALLYILATASVGIYGIVLAGWSSGSTYPLLGGIRSSAQMISYEIAMGLSFAAVFIYSGSMSTSEIVSSQQPTWFAVLLPVSFIVYIIAMVGETNRAPFDLPEAEGELVGGFNTEYSSLKFAMFMLAEYVNMVTVSAVASTLFLGGWRAPWPVSTFWEGANHGWWPMLWIILKIQLLLFFFIWLRGTLPRLRYDQFMKLGWKVLIPVSLVWLVMVASVRALRNEGYEFGQVVLYVGAPVGVLLLLGLVRDIVKRKPEDEAAAPEPEFDPMAGGYPVPPLPGQQLPPVPRRPSRAPKQLQDALNGADHSEGS from the coding sequence GTGTCCGCGGCGGCGGCGCAGGACGTCGCCGCGTACGGGACGCTCGGCTTCTTCGGCCGCGACCCCTGGTGGCTGGTGCTGCTCAAGGCGGTCTTCTGCTTCGCCTTCCTGGTCGGCACGGTGCTCGTCGCGATCGTCTGGGAGCGCAAGGTGGTGGCCTGGATGCAGTTGCGCATCGGGCCCAACCGGCACGGCCCGTGGGGGCTGCTGCAGTCGCTCGCCGACGGCGTGAAGCTGGCGCTCAAGGAAGACCTGGTGGTCAAGGGCGCCGACAAGGCGGTCTACATCCTGGCCCCGATCGTCTGCGCCATCCCGGCCTTCATGGCCTTCGCGGTGATCCCGTTCGGTCCGGCCGGCGACGAGGTGTCGATCTTCGGCACCCGGACGCCGCTCCAGCTGACCGACTTCCCGGTGGCCCTGCTCTACATCCTGGCGACCGCCTCGGTCGGCATCTACGGCATCGTGCTGGCCGGCTGGTCCTCGGGCTCGACCTACCCGCTGCTCGGCGGGATCCGCTCCTCCGCGCAGATGATCAGCTACGAGATCGCGATGGGCCTGTCGTTCGCGGCGGTGTTCATCTACTCGGGCTCGATGTCCACCTCGGAGATCGTCTCCTCGCAGCAACCGACCTGGTTCGCGGTCCTGCTGCCGGTGTCGTTCATCGTCTACATCATCGCGATGGTCGGGGAGACCAACCGGGCGCCGTTCGACCTCCCGGAGGCCGAGGGCGAGCTGGTCGGCGGCTTCAACACCGAGTACTCCTCGCTGAAGTTCGCGATGTTCATGCTGGCCGAGTACGTCAACATGGTCACCGTCTCGGCGGTGGCCTCCACCCTGTTCCTCGGCGGCTGGCGGGCCCCCTGGCCGGTCTCCACCTTCTGGGAGGGCGCCAACCACGGCTGGTGGCCGATGCTCTGGATCATCCTCAAGATCCAGCTGCTGCTCTTCTTCTTCATCTGGCTGCGCGGCACCCTTCCCCGGCTCCGCTACGACCAGTTCATGAAGCTCGGCTGGAAGGTGCTGATCCCGGTCTCGCTGGTCTGGCTGGTGATGGTGGCCAGCGTCCGGGCACTGCGCAACGAGGGCTACGAGTTCGGCCAGGTGGTGCTCTACGTCGGGGCCCCGGTGGGTGTCCTCCTGCTGCTCGGTCTGGTCCGGGACATCGTGAAGCGCAAGCCGGAGGACGAAGCGGCCGCCCCGGAGCCCGAGTTCGACCCGATGGCGGGCGGGTACCCGGTGCCGCCGCTGCCCGGGCAGCAGCTTCCGCCGGTCCCGCGCCGGCCCAGCCGCGCCCCGAAGCAACTCCAGGACGCCCTCAACGGGGCCGACCATTCCGAAGGGAGCTGA
- the nuoN gene encoding NADH-quinone oxidoreductase subunit NuoN, producing the protein MSTTGWLAAAGGNTQSIPAPHVEYGQLSPMLVVFGAAVAGILLEAFLPRRYRHWAQVVLALVGLAGAFTAVVVLASQGYGSTKFDLLAMGAVALDGPALFLQGVILLVAVVAVLTYAERGLEPKAGGEPADAFASQAAATPGGEQERSAIRAGFTTSEVFPLTMFAVGGMLLFPAANDLLTMFVALEVFSLPLYLLCALARRRRLLSQEAAVKYFLLGAFASAFFLFGTALLYGFAGSVRLGEISDVISGKALATPALLSTTQNDALLLVGLALLAVGLLFKVGAVPFHSWTPDVYQGAPTPVTGFMAAATKVAAFGAVLRLFYVAFPALRLDWRPVMWGVAILTMVVGAVLAVTQQDVKRLLAYSSIAHAGFILTGVIATNKQGLSSVLFYLLAYSFVTLGAFAVVTLVRDSKGEATHLSSWAGLGRRSPLVAAVFALFLLAFAGIPLTSGFTGKFAVFQAAAAGGATPLVIVGVLSSAVAAFFYIRVIVLMFFSDPQPGGPTVAIPSAFTAAAIGIGVLATLVLGLLPQYFLDLASKASIFVG; encoded by the coding sequence GTGAGCACCACCGGATGGCTCGCCGCCGCGGGCGGCAACACCCAGAGCATCCCCGCGCCGCATGTCGAGTACGGCCAGCTCTCGCCGATGCTCGTGGTGTTCGGCGCCGCCGTGGCCGGCATCCTGCTGGAGGCCTTCCTGCCCCGCCGGTACCGGCACTGGGCCCAGGTCGTCCTCGCCCTGGTCGGCCTCGCCGGCGCGTTCACCGCCGTGGTGGTGCTCGCCTCGCAGGGCTACGGCTCCACCAAGTTCGACCTGCTCGCGATGGGCGCGGTGGCGCTGGACGGCCCGGCGCTCTTCCTGCAGGGCGTGATCCTGCTGGTCGCGGTGGTCGCGGTGCTGACCTACGCCGAGCGCGGCCTCGAACCCAAGGCCGGGGGGGAGCCGGCCGACGCCTTCGCCTCCCAGGCCGCCGCCACGCCCGGCGGCGAGCAGGAGCGCTCCGCGATCCGGGCCGGCTTCACCACCAGCGAGGTCTTCCCGCTCACCATGTTCGCGGTCGGCGGGATGCTGCTCTTCCCCGCCGCCAACGACCTGCTGACCATGTTCGTCGCGCTGGAGGTCTTCTCCCTCCCGCTGTACCTGCTCTGCGCGCTGGCCCGGCGCCGCCGGCTGCTCTCCCAGGAGGCGGCGGTCAAGTACTTCCTGCTCGGCGCCTTCGCCTCGGCGTTCTTCCTGTTCGGCACCGCGCTGCTGTACGGGTTCGCGGGCAGCGTGCGGCTCGGCGAGATCTCGGACGTCATCTCCGGCAAGGCACTGGCCACCCCGGCACTGCTCTCCACCACGCAGAACGACGCGCTGCTGCTGGTCGGCCTGGCGCTGCTGGCGGTCGGCCTGCTCTTCAAGGTCGGCGCGGTGCCGTTCCACTCCTGGACCCCGGACGTCTACCAGGGCGCGCCGACCCCGGTCACCGGCTTCATGGCGGCCGCGACCAAGGTGGCCGCGTTCGGCGCGGTGCTGCGGCTGTTCTACGTGGCCTTCCCCGCGCTGCGGCTGGACTGGCGGCCGGTGATGTGGGGGGTCGCGATCCTCACCATGGTGGTCGGCGCGGTCCTGGCCGTCACCCAGCAGGACGTCAAGCGGCTGCTCGCCTACTCCTCGATCGCGCACGCCGGGTTCATCCTCACCGGGGTGATCGCCACCAACAAGCAGGGCCTGAGCTCGGTGCTGTTCTACCTGCTGGCGTACTCCTTCGTGACGCTCGGCGCCTTCGCGGTGGTCACCCTGGTGCGCGACTCCAAGGGGGAGGCGACCCACCTGTCCAGCTGGGCCGGCCTGGGCCGGCGCTCCCCGCTGGTCGCGGCGGTCTTCGCGCTCTTCCTGCTGGCCTTCGCGGGCATCCCGTTGACGTCCGGCTTCACCGGGAAGTTCGCGGTCTTCCAGGCCGCGGCGGCCGGCGGGGCGACCCCGCTGGTGATCGTCGGTGTGCTCAGCTCGGCGGTGGCGGCGTTCTTCTACATCAGGGTCATCGTGCTGATGTTCTTCTCGGACCCGCAGCCGGGCGGTCCGACCGTCGCGATCCCGAGCGCCTTCACGGCCGCCGCGATCGGCATCGGGGTCCTCGCCACGCTCGTCCTCGGACTGCTTCCGCAGTACTTCCTGGACCTGGCGTCGAAGGCCTCGATCTTCGTCGGCTGA
- a CDS encoding NADH-quinone oxidoreductase subunit G encodes MTITEPSTSKAAVELVTLTIDGVEVQVPKGTLVIRAAEQVGTQIPRFCDHPLLDPAGACRQCIVEIEGQRKPVASCTIPVAEGMVVRTQVSSPVAEKAQRGVMELLLINHPLDCPVCDKGGECPLQNQAMATGDADSRFEGMKRTYEKPVPISTQVLLDRERCVLCARCTRFSQQIAGDPFIDLVERGALQQVGTGEGDDFESYFSGNTIQICPVGALTSAAYRFRSRPFDLVSSPSVCEHCSAGCAQRTDHRRGKVLRRLAGDDPAVNEEWNCDKGRFAFRYAQQRDRITAPLVRRDGELVAASWPEALARAAEGLRGARTGVLTGGRVTVEDAYAYAKFARVVLGTNDVDFRARPHSGEEADFLAAAVAGRGVDVDGTGVSYEELESAPGVLLAGLEPEEESPIVFLRLRKATRSHGLRVFSIATHASRGLGKLRGALLPAAPGTEAEWLAALAADEPLNDDAGRAAELLRTPGSVILAGERLSAAPGALTAVLRLAHATGARIAWVPRRAGERGAVEAGALPGLLPGGRPVTAPAARAEAAAAWGVVELPARLGRDTDQILAAAAHGDLDALLVGGVDPDDLPDPALAEEALTAARFVVSLELRPSAVTAHADVVLPVAAVAEKAGTFLDWEGRVRMFEAALKPDQQMGRHLHPDLRVLNMLADALGHRLGLPDVRSARLELDRFAPWTGDRPAAPAAHPGLLPRPATGQAVLAGWRLLLDRGTLQQGDPHLAGTRHPAVARISPTTAGELGADGPPAALRLTGPAGSLTLPLEITKEMPDRTVWIPLNSTPGGAHRALGTTTGHLVTIAAAEATEPDEEEK; translated from the coding sequence GTGACGATCACAGAGCCATCCACCTCCAAGGCCGCGGTCGAACTGGTCACGCTCACCATCGACGGCGTCGAAGTGCAGGTCCCCAAGGGGACGTTGGTGATCCGGGCCGCCGAGCAGGTGGGCACCCAGATCCCGCGCTTCTGCGACCACCCGCTGCTCGACCCGGCCGGCGCCTGCCGCCAGTGCATCGTCGAGATCGAGGGCCAGCGCAAGCCGGTCGCCTCCTGCACCATCCCGGTGGCCGAGGGCATGGTGGTCCGGACGCAGGTCAGCTCGCCGGTCGCCGAGAAGGCGCAGCGCGGCGTGATGGAACTGCTGCTGATCAACCACCCGCTGGACTGCCCGGTCTGCGACAAGGGCGGCGAGTGCCCGCTGCAGAACCAGGCGATGGCGACCGGTGACGCCGACTCCCGCTTCGAGGGGATGAAGCGCACCTACGAGAAGCCGGTCCCGATCAGCACCCAGGTGCTCCTGGACCGCGAGCGGTGCGTGCTCTGCGCCCGCTGCACCCGCTTCTCCCAGCAGATCGCCGGCGACCCGTTCATCGACCTGGTCGAGCGCGGTGCGCTCCAGCAGGTCGGTACCGGTGAGGGCGACGACTTCGAGTCGTACTTCTCCGGCAACACCATCCAGATCTGCCCGGTCGGCGCCCTCACCTCGGCGGCCTACCGCTTCCGCTCCCGCCCGTTCGACCTGGTCTCCTCGCCGAGCGTCTGCGAGCACTGCTCGGCGGGCTGTGCCCAGCGCACCGACCACCGGCGCGGCAAGGTGCTCCGCCGGCTGGCCGGCGACGACCCGGCGGTGAACGAGGAGTGGAACTGCGACAAGGGCCGGTTCGCCTTCCGCTACGCCCAGCAGCGCGACCGGATCACCGCCCCGCTGGTGCGGCGGGACGGCGAGCTGGTCGCCGCCTCCTGGCCGGAGGCGCTGGCGAGGGCCGCCGAGGGACTGCGCGGTGCCCGCACCGGTGTCCTGACCGGCGGCCGGGTCACCGTCGAGGACGCCTACGCGTACGCCAAGTTCGCGCGCGTGGTGCTCGGCACCAACGACGTGGACTTCCGGGCCCGCCCGCACAGCGGTGAGGAGGCGGACTTCCTGGCCGCGGCCGTCGCCGGGCGCGGCGTCGACGTGGACGGCACCGGCGTCTCCTACGAGGAGCTGGAGTCGGCTCCGGGCGTGCTGCTCGCCGGTCTGGAGCCGGAGGAGGAGTCGCCGATCGTCTTCCTGCGGCTGCGCAAGGCGACCCGCAGCCACGGGCTGCGGGTGTTCTCGATCGCCACGCACGCCTCCCGGGGCCTGGGCAAGCTGCGCGGCGCGCTGCTGCCGGCCGCCCCCGGGACCGAGGCCGAGTGGCTGGCGGCGCTCGCCGCCGACGAGCCGCTCAACGACGACGCCGGCCGGGCCGCGGAGCTGCTCCGCACCCCCGGTTCGGTCATCCTGGCCGGTGAGCGGCTGTCCGCCGCCCCCGGAGCGCTCACCGCGGTGCTCCGGCTGGCGCACGCCACCGGCGCCCGGATCGCCTGGGTCCCGCGGCGGGCCGGCGAGCGCGGCGCGGTCGAGGCGGGCGCGCTGCCCGGGCTGCTGCCCGGCGGCCGCCCGGTGACCGCTCCGGCCGCCCGGGCCGAGGCCGCCGCGGCCTGGGGGGTGGTCGAACTCCCGGCCCGGCTCGGCCGGGACACCGACCAGATCCTCGCGGCCGCCGCCCACGGCGACCTGGACGCGCTGCTGGTCGGCGGTGTCGACCCGGACGACCTGCCCGACCCGGCGCTGGCCGAGGAGGCGCTGACCGCCGCCCGGTTCGTGGTGTCGCTGGAGCTGCGCCCGTCCGCGGTCACCGCGCACGCGGACGTGGTGCTGCCGGTCGCCGCGGTGGCGGAGAAGGCCGGCACCTTCCTCGACTGGGAGGGCCGGGTGCGGATGTTCGAGGCCGCGCTCAAGCCGGACCAGCAGATGGGCCGTCACCTGCACCCGGACCTGCGGGTGCTGAACATGCTCGCCGACGCGCTGGGCCACCGGCTCGGCCTGCCGGACGTCCGGTCCGCCCGGCTGGAGCTGGACCGGTTCGCGCCCTGGACCGGCGACCGCCCGGCCGCCCCGGCGGCCCACCCCGGTCTGCTGCCGCGGCCGGCCACCGGTCAGGCGGTGCTGGCCGGCTGGCGGCTGCTGCTCGACCGGGGCACCCTCCAGCAGGGCGATCCGCACCTGGCCGGCACCCGGCACCCGGCGGTCGCCAGGATCTCGCCGACCACCGCCGGGGAGCTCGGCGCCGACGGTCCGCCCGCCGCACTGCGGCTGACCGGTCCGGCCGGCTCGCTCACCCTGCCGCTGGAGATCACCAAGGAGATGCCGGACCGCACGGTCTGGATCCCGCTCAACTCCACTCCGGGCGGCGCCCACCGCGCGCTCGGCACCACCACCGGCCACCTGGTCACCATCGCCGCGGCGGAGGCCACCGAGCCCGACGAGGAGGAGAAGTGA
- the nuoL gene encoding NADH-quinone oxidoreductase subunit L yields MNSLIPLLVAAPLAGAALLLLGGRVFDRFGHWLATALAALSFGFGVVLFSDMLGREAEDRTLTENLFSWIPVNGFQADIAFQLDQLSMTFVLLITGVGTLIHLYSVGYMAHDERRRRFFAYLNLFLSAMLLLVTADNYLLLYFGWEGVGLASYLLIGFWQHKPSAATAAKKAFIVNRVGDMGLSIAIMLMFVEFGSFTFEPVFGAADQASEGKLTAIGLMLLLAACGKSAQVPLQSWLGDAMEGPTPVSALIHAATMVTAGVYLITRSGAIFNLAPDAQTAVVVVGTVTLLFGAVVGCAKDDIKKALAGSTMSQIGYMILAAGLGPIGYAFAIMHLVTHGFFKAGLFLGAGSVMHGMNDEVNMRHYGGLRKFMPVTFVTFGLGYLAIIGFPGLSGFFSKDKIIEAAFAKGGTEGWILGFCTLLGAAVTAFYMTRVMILTFFGERRWQPDAEGNDPHPHESPKTMTAPMIVLAFGSVFAGAIFAYNSSFVTWLEPVTGHAHGDSPLGELTVTLLTTACMVVGVTVSYLMYGRSAVPVLPPYGSPLTRAARRDLLQDDFNHAVLVRPGSALTAALVYFDSRGLDGFVNGLAATIGGISSRLRRIQNGYVRSYALSMFGGTLVLVATTLLMRSV; encoded by the coding sequence GTGAACTCTCTCATTCCGCTTCTGGTCGCGGCCCCGCTGGCCGGCGCCGCCCTGCTGCTGCTCGGCGGCCGGGTGTTCGACCGGTTCGGCCACTGGCTGGCCACCGCGCTCGCCGCGCTCTCCTTCGGCTTCGGCGTCGTCCTCTTCTCGGACATGCTGGGCCGGGAGGCCGAGGACCGCACGCTCACGGAGAACCTGTTCAGCTGGATCCCGGTGAACGGCTTCCAGGCCGACATCGCGTTCCAGCTCGACCAGCTCTCGATGACCTTCGTCCTGCTGATCACCGGCGTCGGCACCCTGATCCACCTCTACTCGGTGGGCTACATGGCGCACGACGAGCGCCGGCGCCGCTTCTTCGCCTACCTGAACCTCTTCCTGTCGGCGATGCTGCTGCTGGTGACCGCCGACAACTACCTCCTGCTGTACTTCGGCTGGGAGGGCGTCGGCCTCGCCTCCTACCTGCTGATCGGCTTCTGGCAGCACAAGCCGAGCGCCGCCACGGCCGCGAAGAAGGCCTTCATCGTCAACCGCGTCGGTGACATGGGCCTCTCGATCGCGATCATGCTGATGTTCGTCGAGTTCGGCTCCTTCACCTTCGAGCCGGTCTTCGGCGCGGCGGACCAGGCGAGCGAGGGCAAGCTGACCGCGATCGGCCTGATGCTGCTGCTCGCGGCCTGCGGCAAGTCCGCCCAGGTGCCGCTGCAGTCGTGGCTCGGGGACGCCATGGAGGGTCCGACCCCGGTCTCGGCCCTGATCCACGCGGCCACCATGGTGACCGCCGGCGTCTACCTGATCACCCGTTCCGGGGCGATCTTCAACCTGGCGCCGGACGCCCAGACCGCCGTGGTGGTGGTCGGGACGGTCACCCTGCTGTTCGGTGCGGTCGTCGGTTGCGCCAAGGACGACATCAAGAAGGCGCTGGCCGGCTCGACCATGTCGCAGATCGGCTACATGATCCTCGCGGCCGGCCTCGGCCCGATCGGCTACGCCTTCGCGATCATGCACCTGGTGACCCACGGCTTCTTCAAGGCCGGGCTCTTCCTCGGCGCCGGGTCGGTCATGCACGGCATGAACGACGAGGTGAACATGCGTCACTACGGCGGCCTGCGGAAGTTCATGCCGGTCACCTTCGTGACGTTCGGCCTCGGCTACCTGGCGATCATCGGGTTCCCCGGCCTCTCCGGGTTCTTCTCCAAGGACAAGATCATCGAAGCGGCCTTCGCCAAGGGCGGCACCGAGGGCTGGATCCTCGGCTTCTGCACCCTCCTCGGCGCCGCCGTCACCGCGTTCTACATGACCCGGGTGATGATCCTGACCTTCTTCGGGGAGCGCCGCTGGCAGCCGGACGCCGAGGGCAACGACCCGCACCCGCACGAGTCGCCGAAGACCATGACCGCGCCGATGATCGTGCTGGCCTTCGGCTCGGTCTTCGCCGGCGCGATCTTCGCCTACAACAGCTCCTTCGTCACCTGGCTGGAGCCGGTCACCGGCCACGCCCACGGCGACTCGCCGCTCGGCGAACTCACCGTCACCCTGCTCACCACCGCCTGCATGGTGGTCGGCGTCACCGTCTCGTACCTGATGTACGGGCGCTCCGCCGTCCCGGTGCTGCCGCCGTACGGGTCCCCGCTCACCCGGGCCGCCCGCCGGGACCTCCTCCAGGACGACTTCAACCACGCGGTCCTGGTGCGTCCCGGTTCGGCGCTCACCGCGGCGCTGGTCTACTTCGACAGCCGCGGCCTGGACGGCTTCGTCAACGGCCTGGCCGCCACCATCGGCGGCATCTCCAGCAGGCTGCGCCGGATCCAGAACGGCTACGTCCGGTCGTACGCGCTCTCCATGTTCGGCGGCACGCTGGTGCTGGTCGCCACGACTCTCCTGATGAGGTCCGTCTGA
- a CDS encoding NADH-quinone oxidoreductase subunit M encodes MSALLTATCAVPAAGAVLTAALPAGSTDARRRTTKTVALAVSVVTLALAAAVTARFDPDGARYQLTESYSWIRSFGITFSLGVDGIGAVLALLTAVLVPIVMLASWHDADPAPAAPDGTFENRRRTQGFFALILAVEAMVVVSFYATDVFLFYVFFEAMLIPMYFLIGGFGDRAGGPESARQRSYAAVKFLLYNLLGGLVMLAAVIGLYVIAQEQGFGTFDLRTLTGAIADGRLEIGGTAEKALFLGFFFAFAVKAPLWPLHTWLPNAMGESTAGTAVLITAVVDKVGTFAMLRFCLGLFPDASKTFAPAILVLSVIGIVYGALLAIGQKDIKRLVAYASISHFGFIIMGIFALTSQGQSGATLYMVNHGISTAAWMLVAGFLISRRGSRLIADYGGVQTVAPVLAGTFLIGGLATLSLPGLAPFVSEFLVLVGTFTRYPAVGIVATFGIVLAALYALLLYQRTMTGPVKDGVRGMHDLKVRELAVVTPLIALTILLGVYPKPLTDIVNPAVDATLSQVHETDPAPAHPVAADNGTPGDGSARSGGEHK; translated from the coding sequence ATGAGCGCCCTGCTCACCGCCACGTGCGCCGTCCCGGCGGCAGGCGCGGTGCTGACCGCCGCCCTGCCCGCCGGGTCCACCGACGCCAGGCGGCGGACCACCAAGACCGTCGCGCTGGCCGTCTCCGTCGTCACCCTGGCGCTGGCCGCCGCGGTGACCGCGCGGTTCGACCCGGACGGCGCGCGCTACCAGCTGACCGAGTCGTACAGCTGGATCCGCTCCTTCGGCATCACCTTCTCGCTCGGCGTGGACGGCATCGGCGCGGTCCTGGCCCTGCTCACCGCGGTCCTGGTGCCGATCGTGATGCTCGCCTCCTGGCACGACGCCGACCCGGCGCCCGCGGCCCCGGACGGCACCTTCGAGAACAGGCGGCGCACCCAGGGCTTCTTCGCCCTGATCCTGGCGGTGGAGGCGATGGTCGTCGTCTCCTTCTACGCCACCGACGTCTTCCTGTTCTACGTCTTCTTCGAAGCCATGCTGATCCCGATGTACTTCCTGATCGGCGGCTTCGGCGACCGGGCCGGCGGCCCCGAGTCCGCCCGCCAGCGCTCCTACGCGGCGGTCAAGTTCCTGCTGTACAACCTGCTCGGCGGCCTGGTCATGCTGGCCGCGGTGATCGGGCTGTACGTGATCGCGCAGGAGCAGGGCTTCGGCACCTTCGACCTGCGGACCCTGACCGGCGCGATCGCCGACGGCCGGCTGGAGATCGGCGGGACGGCCGAGAAGGCGCTGTTCCTGGGCTTCTTCTTCGCCTTCGCGGTGAAGGCCCCGCTCTGGCCGCTGCACACCTGGCTGCCGAACGCGATGGGCGAGTCCACCGCCGGGACGGCCGTCCTGATCACCGCGGTGGTGGACAAGGTCGGCACCTTCGCGATGCTCCGCTTCTGCCTCGGGCTCTTCCCGGACGCCTCGAAGACCTTCGCCCCGGCGATCCTGGTCCTCTCGGTGATCGGGATCGTCTACGGCGCGCTGCTGGCGATCGGTCAGAAGGACATCAAGCGGCTGGTCGCCTACGCCTCGATCTCGCACTTCGGCTTCATCATCATGGGCATCTTCGCGCTGACCAGCCAGGGTCAGAGCGGGGCCACCCTCTACATGGTCAACCACGGGATCTCCACCGCCGCGTGGATGCTGGTGGCCGGCTTCCTGATCTCCCGCCGCGGTTCGCGCCTGATCGCCGACTACGGCGGCGTCCAGACGGTCGCCCCGGTGCTCGCCGGGACCTTCCTGATCGGCGGACTGGCCACCCTCTCGCTGCCGGGACTCGCGCCCTTCGTCAGCGAGTTCCTCGTCCTGGTGGGCACCTTCACCCGGTACCCGGCGGTCGGCATCGTCGCCACCTTCGGCATCGTGCTCGCCGCGCTGTACGCCCTGCTGCTCTACCAGCGCACCATGACCGGCCCGGTCAAGGACGGGGTGCGCGGCATGCACGACCTCAAGGTGCGCGAGCTCGCGGTCGTCACACCGCTGATCGCCCTGACCATCCTGCTCGGTGTCTACCCGAAGCCGCTCACCGACATCGTCAACCCGGCGGTGGACGCGACCCTCTCGCAGGTCCACGAGACCGACCCGGCGCCGGCCCACCCGGTCGCCGCCGACAACGGAACGCCGGGCGACGGGTCCGCCCGCTCAGGAGGTGAGCACAAGTGA
- the nuoI gene encoding NADH-quinone oxidoreductase subunit NuoI, translating into MSSDQNARADRPEPTEKPSVLGPAAGFGVTFKAMFKKRLTEQYPEQKKPTAPRFHGRHQLNRHPDGLEKCVGCELCAWACPADAIYVEGADNREDERYSPGERYGAVYQINYARCILCGLCIEACPTRALTMTNEYELADSSRADLIFTKEQLLVGLSEGMVDSPHSIFPGADEGAYYRGEITAAAPGTVQQERTDREKEELS; encoded by the coding sequence ATGTCGTCCGACCAGAACGCCCGGGCCGACCGGCCCGAGCCGACCGAGAAGCCGTCCGTCCTCGGGCCGGCCGCCGGCTTCGGCGTGACCTTCAAGGCCATGTTCAAGAAGCGGCTCACCGAGCAGTACCCGGAGCAGAAGAAGCCCACCGCTCCGCGCTTCCACGGCCGCCACCAGCTGAACCGGCACCCGGACGGCCTGGAGAAGTGCGTCGGCTGCGAGCTCTGCGCCTGGGCCTGCCCGGCCGACGCGATCTACGTCGAGGGCGCCGACAACCGGGAGGACGAGCGCTACTCGCCCGGTGAGCGGTACGGCGCGGTGTACCAGATCAACTACGCCCGCTGCATCCTCTGCGGCCTCTGCATCGAGGCCTGTCCGACCCGCGCGCTCACCATGACCAACGAGTACGAGCTGGCGGACTCCTCCCGCGCCGACCTCATCTTCACCAAGGAGCAGCTGCTGGTCGGCCTCTCCGAGGGCATGGTCGACAGCCCGCACTCGATCTTCCCGGGCGCCGACGAGGGCGCGTACTACCGGGGCGAGATCACCGCGGCGGCGCCCGGGACGGTCCAGCAGGAGCGCACCGACCGGGAGAAGGAGGAGCTGTCGTGA
- a CDS encoding NADH-quinone oxidoreductase subunit J, with translation MTAAPAALAAVTGATSTGEAVQFWVLAVIAVGGALGMLLMKKAVHSALCLAATMLALAVCYMAQGAVFLGVVQIVVYTGAIMMLFLFVVMLVGVTSADSLKEQLKGQRFAAVFCGLGFGVLLLAGIANARLDTFTGLGEANAEGNVQGLARLIFTKYVWAFEVTGALLITAAIGAMVLTHREHVKPPKTQRELADQRVRDNIQLPPKPAPGVYARHNAVDVPALLPDGTIAEDSVMATLRERGQIRDVSHEMLARMAELEAATADWLGRPSSERPPVTGPRKELEHPEGRRKTLEPVPNGHQAPDHDEEGAE, from the coding sequence GTGACCGCCGCCCCCGCCGCCCTCGCCGCCGTCACCGGCGCGACCTCCACCGGTGAGGCCGTCCAGTTCTGGGTCCTCGCGGTGATCGCCGTCGGCGGCGCGCTCGGCATGCTGCTGATGAAGAAGGCCGTGCACAGCGCGCTCTGCCTGGCCGCCACCATGCTCGCCCTGGCGGTCTGTTACATGGCCCAGGGCGCGGTGTTCCTGGGCGTGGTGCAGATCGTCGTCTACACCGGCGCGATCATGATGCTGTTCCTCTTCGTGGTGATGCTGGTCGGCGTGACCAGCGCGGACTCGCTGAAGGAGCAGCTGAAGGGCCAGCGGTTCGCCGCGGTGTTCTGCGGCCTCGGCTTCGGGGTGCTGCTGCTCGCCGGGATCGCCAACGCCAGGCTGGACACCTTCACGGGCCTCGGCGAGGCCAATGCCGAGGGCAATGTCCAGGGGCTGGCCAGGCTGATCTTCACCAAGTACGTCTGGGCCTTCGAGGTCACCGGCGCACTGCTGATCACCGCCGCGATCGGTGCCATGGTGCTGACCCACCGCGAGCACGTGAAGCCCCCGAAGACCCAGCGCGAGCTGGCCGACCAGCGCGTGCGGGACAACATCCAGCTCCCGCCGAAGCCCGCGCCCGGCGTCTACGCCCGGCACAACGCGGTGGACGTCCCGGCGCTGCTGCCGGACGGCACCATCGCCGAGGACTCGGTGATGGCGACCCTCCGCGAGCGCGGCCAGATCCGCGACGTCAGCCACGAGATGCTGGCCCGGATGGCCGAGCTGGAGGCCGCCACCGCGGACTGGCTGGGACGCCCGTCGTCCGAGCGCCCGCCGGTGACCGGCCCCCGCAAGGAGCTGGAGCACCCGGAGGGCCGGCGCAAGACCCTCGAACCGGTGCCGAACGGCCACCAGGCACCCGACCACGACGAGGAGGGGGCGGAGTGA